The following nucleotide sequence is from Mangifera indica cultivar Alphonso chromosome 17, CATAS_Mindica_2.1, whole genome shotgun sequence.
ACTATCTGTTTTTGGTTGTTTCGAGGTCTGTTTTATTATGGTGTATGAATAATAACCGTAGTCTTAAGAATTGTTCTTCCTGTTTTTTCCCAATTTTGTTTAAGTTGGGTTTATGGTAGTAGATTTTAAATCTGCATTGTTTTTTGATGTGTTATTGATGATATTGAATTTCAGTCttgattcaaaaaataaagtttctgGAAATGAGAAAAGAATTAACATGTCTGTTTAAGAGGAAATCAACAAGGCTTTATTTCCTAGAATAGGCGGCTCAGTGATGTGATTGTCGTTATAAGCTCTGTTGATTGAATTTATGGAACAGGGATCTTCTTTGTGAAGAGAATTTTTCAATAGAGAGATTTGGAGGATAAATCTTAGAGAAAAACACGATAGTTTAGGTTCTGATAACACATTCACGTTACACTCCTTTTACCTTTTTATAGGCATAATTACCAACGAGTACAGCAAAAAGGAAGCAACTAAGTCCTAAAATTTGGCTATATCCTTAACGTGCTTGGAAACTAGCTACTAGTTTTATCATGCCCAAAGAATAGGAATCAACTCCGCTACTAGTTTTATCATGCCCAAAGAATAGGAATCAACTCCTGGAAATTATAACAAGCAGCAGACTTATTCAACGaaggaataaaataaataaaaaaaactggtCTGCAATCAGAATTAACAGACCAACATCCCCCTTTAATTCTGATTCGGAAGAGTCATCATTTCGAGCATACGCTTCAACTTGGCAAATGTCTCGTACTTCAAAGGTTTGGTGAAAATATCCGCCACCTGGTCTTCGGATTTGCAATACACCAATTCAATTGCTTTCTTCTCAACTTGATCTCTCAAGAAATGATATCGTATATCAATGTGTTTGCTTCTTCCATGTGTGACAGGATTTTTTGCCAAGTCGATTGCAGAAACAttgtcaatatatatttttatcggCCTTTCAATCGGAAAGTGAATTTGGCTCATTACATTGCACAACCATAATGCTTGACATGTGCTTGAAGTTGCAGCTACATATTCTGCTTCACAAGTTGAAAGTGCAACAATAGATTGCTTCTTTGAAGACCATGAACAAGCTATAGcaccaaaattaaaacaatatccaGAAGTGCTTTTTCTATCATCTAATTCTCCGCCCCAATCACTGTCAGCAAAACCTATAAGAGCACAATTAATAGATGACGAATAGAATAAACCATGATCATAAGTGCCCTTTAGGTACCGCATGATTCTTTTAGCCACCTGCATATGAGATTGATGAGGAGTTTCCATAAATTTGCTAATTAAACCAACACCATAACATATGTCTGGTCTCGTGCATGTGAGATATCTCAAACTTCCAACAATTTGCTTGAAATAAGTGGAATTGACATGTTTACCATCGCCTTCCTTGGATAGTTTGGTACCAACTTCTACAGGAGTTCTCACAGGGTTACAGTCATACATATGaaacctttttaaaatttcgGTGGCATACCTTTTCTGACAAATAAAAATTCCATCTTCTTTTTGCACTACTTCAATACCAAGGAAGTACGACATAAGCCTAAGGTCTGTCATTTCAAACTCTTGCATCATAGACCTTTTGAAGTCTTCAatcatttttgaattattgCCTGTGAATATTAAATCATCAACGTAAAGACATAATATCAATACTTCACCAGACTTGTTAACTTTCACATATAACGCATATTCAGATGGGCATTTTTGGAAACCGATTGTATGGAAGAAGGAGTCAATGCGCCTATTCCACGCTCGCGGCGCTTGTTTGAGGCCGTACAATGCTTTCTTTAATTTGTACACCTTATCTTCACTTCCTTGCTTCATGAATCCAGGTGGTTGCTTGACAAAAACCTCCTCTTCGAGTGGACCATTTAAAAATGCTGatttcacatccatttgatggATTTTCCATTGCTTGTGGGCAGCTAAAGCAATTAAAAGtctaattgtttcaattctAGCAACAGGAGAGAAAACTTCTTGGTAATCATAGCCAGGCCTTTGCTCAAATCCTTTCGCCACCAATCTTGCTTTGTGTCTCTCCACCTCACCATttgatttcatctttgttttaaAAACCCACTTCACATCAATAGCTTTGTGACCTTGCGGGACATCAGTTAATTCCCACGTATTGTTTCTTTCAATTGCCTTAATCTCTTCATTCATGGCATTCACCCATTTAGGATTTTGGATTGCCTCCTCGAATGTAACAGGTTCGATATCTGCAAAAAAAACAAAGTGTGCTATTTCTCCATCATCATCAACTTCATCATCAAGATTTACCTCATAATCTCGCAAGCGTACTGATTGTTGGCATTGTCGCCTTGGTCTTCCAGATTCTGTTGGGGTCTGTAGCAAAGTTTCTTGAGCCAAGCTTGATGAGATTGTTTCATTTGTGATAGAAGCTTCTACATCTTCTTCAAGAACATAGATAACACATTTGTTTGAATCATTATGTGAATCCATATCCCATGACCTCTCTGGGATTGGAAGGGGTTACAACAAACCCCCTTGTCGCTTTCTCTCGGTCTTGTCTAATTAGCACAACAAACATGTGTGCACGTTGAGTTTCACATCCTCCTCCATCTTTGGATTAAGTAGTCAATTCGCCGATTTTTCTTACTTTCTCCCTTAATTCGTTGATCTAGAATTTTAGCAATCTTCTTGTCAATTTCCTTTCTAACAGTTAGCGGTGCCCTACGAGTCTGTGCTCGGTCTCCTTCATGATAGGGCTTAAGGAAACTAACACGAAATGTGGGATGTATCTTCATACGTTCAGGAAGCTGAAGTCTATATGCCACTGCTCCAACTCGTTTTACCACCTGAAATGGTCCATCATACCTTTGTGTCAGCCCTTTGTGATATCTTTTGTCCATGATTTTCTTCCAAATTTGCGGAGTCAACTTGAGTAACACCAAGTCCCCTTCTTGAAACTCCACTGGCCTTCTATATTGATCCgcatattttttcattctccTTTGGGCCTTGAGTAAGCTCTCTTCAGCTTCCTCAATCAGTTCGGTCTTCTCACGCGCGAACCTGTACGCTTCAGGGCACTCTCCCTATGATTTTTGTTTCGCCACTTCTAAAGGGGTTAGTGGCTGTTGTCCCAGCGCTACCTTGGCTGGACTCAAACTTGTTGATGAAGACTTGTACACGTTGTAGCAGAATTGTGATATGTCTAGCAATGCCACCTAGTTGCGCTGACTTGCGATCACATAATGTCGTAAGTACTCTTCCAAAAGTGCATTAATCTGCTCTGTTTGTCTGTCAGTTTACGGATGATTAgctgtagaaaatttcaactcCGAACCTATTAGTTTAGATAAATAAGTCCAAAATTTACCCGTGAACCTTGCATCCCGATCGTTTATGATGTCCTTGGTAATCCAAAAATCTTCACAACATACTTGAAAAATAGTTCCGCAACTGTTTGTGCTTGGCATGACTGTGGCGCGACAATGAATATGACATACTTGGGAGTTGATGTCAATGGAtttcaaaagataaaatttgcgtcatttatttttaatagccTCAGGGGTTTCGAGGAATTTGTTTGCCAATTGAAAAAACTATGGgtgaattgattgaaaaaatgttattttgataaggatatattaaaataataatatttttttaataaatattttaacttagttataacataaaattgaaattgaaattaatttaaatttaattcagtattgTAAtagaatttaaactcaatttttttcaaattaaatttagtttgaattggtTTAAGAAAAACTTattgaattcaagtttgacttttttttctatttaattaaatattagttaATAGAACAAGTTGtttcaattttgtattatatcaaCGGTGCtaaagtcataaatttgaaaactgatCTTTTAACcaatcataataaaaaacattgttttaaaGTGATCAACTCATATGTGTCAGCGTTACACATTCACAGATGCCCGTCCATCataaatatgtatcaaaatttaattttgaaataataaaaccGAGGAGTCGCTATCTAGGGCTAGGACAAGGTTTTGCTCCCAAACGTGTGGGAAAATACTCCTTGTACTTGCCGCGGTAATCTGCCTCCCTTCATCCAAACACAACCATGTCGTAGACCCCACCATTTTTCTACCTCTCCCACTTCCTTCAATCCTCTTCTTACACTTGTAATATTTGTCCCACTTCAATCTTTTCGCGCCTCACCTAATTCTCCTACTTCACTTTTCCTAGCCAATTAAAACCAGCTGTATTCACAATCAACGGCCCATAACCATTTCACCAACTCATCaatcatcaaaattataaatccaACGGCTCCTCTTTACTTAACCTTTCACAGGTGTCAACTTGTCAGAGTGCAGTCAACTTTGCCTCGAAGTTTGCCATTTTCCCGACGCTTTTATCACTAGCTCTGAGTAAAGTCTCTTTTATTTTCCTCAGTTTCTGCAGCTCTCCGTAAGGCTTTTTATCGCTCTTAGCTTTTCTTTTTAGTGGTTTTCTCTGAAAATCTAGGGTTTCTTCTTGTCCGCTTGACCTGTCTGTGATTTACtgtttgtttttccatttttgaaattGCAACTTCTGAGGACATTTTGTCTCTGATTGTTGTGCTTTCTCTAAAGTGTtacttaggtttttttttttggagatttTTTCTTCTTCGGTGTTTGTGATGGTTTTAATGGAAAGGAGTTAGGGTTTGAAACTTGTGAGAGATGGAAAATTCTTGGCAGATGAAATGTGGCTCGTCCAATCCATCAACGGCTTCGTCAACCTCGCAGGAGCTTCGGAATCAGGTATTATGCTCAAGCTTTTAGTTTCGTTGTTGTTTGTTCGAGTGTGTGAAGGCGGCTCAATATGAAAAGCTTGGTAGAAACTGAGGTTGCTTTTATTTTCACTGTACTGTATCCCTGCGGAAGGTCAAATGAGGGATGCGCATTGATTGGAAGTTAGGGAATGCATCGTTAGCTTGGGAAAAAATAAGGGAACCATAGCCTTTGCATCGTGGAAAATTCTTCCATCTTTATGTTTCTATTCTATGTACTCGTACACTGGCAGAGATCTATGTGTTTTCTTGTTTCGTTACCCCTGCATGCTTTCAATACTTTGGGGTTTGCCTATATGTACGGAATGCTTATGTTTACTATTTGTTTCGGAGTCTTCTTTTGTGTAAAGCAATTTTGGTATGTTGGACTCACggctttcattttttgtttttaatagaTGGAGACGGTTTCTAGCCACTGTTTTTATCCTCCTATTGCACAGGGTTTGAGATCAACCGGGAATGGACGGGTGTTAGATTCAAGGTATCCCAATGTTCAGAGCATAAGTTCCCGCAGACTTGGCAATGCCGAACTGGGAAATTCATTTCTTGCTCTTCTTTCTGGACCACCATCGTTATTGCAGTGTGATCCTCAGGAATTTCCTAATCCAAATGCATTCAGTTCCTCTTGTGGTAAACTTCCAATTAATGGTGGTGGTGTACTTAATAGCACTATTGGAAGTGGAGTGCCACCAATAACGACTGGGCTGTTGTCCGCACATCAGATTAATCGAAACATGCAAAATGGGTCAAATATTTGCTCGGCATCTAGAGCTGTGGTAAATTCCAATTACAGTAGCAAATCAGTTGTGCGTGATGTTCttcaaactgaaaaattagatcTGCAGGGTTCAGACCTTGCTAATGCAGTTATTCATCAATTGGGTCCTAGAAATGAGAGAGCGAAGGAATTTTGTTCTGTGAAAGGGAAATGGAAAAGTGCAAGTTCTGTCAATATTGGGAAGCTTTTTCCAATATCACAAAAAGGGCCACAAGAAGCACTCTCATCTGTGTCTAGCCAGTCATCTATTTGTACAAGTGGTTGTCCCCGTGTAATTTGCCTGGGTGCAAGTGAGTGGTTCAATCCTAATTATCAGTTAAAATGATATGCATGTTATGTACTGACGTtgtgttatatttattaatctaaaGGTGGGGAGCTGCTTCTCAGCAATACAGGACTTCTTGGTATTGTGTGCTGCTGCCATCATTTTCATATGTCTGTTGCTAAATTTTGTGAGGTATTTTCTGcttatattttacataaaatttctGTTCACCATATTAATACAGCCTTAACAGTGAAACCCTTTTCTAAAGGCATTTACCATCTATTTTGTGCTCgactgtattttttttcttgcagcATTTAGGATTATGTGCTGTTAACCCTGGGGATGCTGTTCATATGGAGAGTGGAGAGACCCTTAGTCAATGGCGTAAGCACTACTTCCAGAAATTTGGGGTAaggattatatatatttttgctgGCCTTCTTTTATCCATAGAATTGAACATGTCCTTTATTGACTTATACGTCCATTTACGTATGCCTGAGTTGTCTGTGGGCTCACATGTTAATAGCAAAGTGTGGATACATAAAGGTGAAAAGAGTATTTGGTTCCCAAAAGGTTTTTTGCTTTCAGGACCTTTTTGTTCACTTTCTTTGGTTTCATGTCTTATATAGTCTTACAATTAAAAGTTGCCACTGGATCATACTGATACCAATATAGATTTCTGATCCCTGGTTGTTTATGTGAATAGATTTTCCATATAAAATAAGTCTGTTGAGAGATATTGCAGCAGTTTGCATTTTATCTATTATCATAAATCCTGAACTTTAAATATGGGCCTTCTCCTGCTAATTGTGTttttgaatattactttattgaCAATGGTAGAAATTCTGTTTCAGAATGTTAATGCATGTGAGTGTAAAGGATTTAACTTATAATTTACTTGTTTCATGgacttttctctcatttttaaGGTCATGCAAGTAGCTTGTGTACTTTAGGTTATCCCTTATGAGAGATTGGCTGATATAAGAGTTATTTGTTGCTACTGTACATGGACATGCTTGTAAGTTTTATGTTGCTATAGAACAgctttatttaaaattgagtaattATTGGGTATAATGGCTTATAGTTTTTTAGCTTCCCATTGTTCTTTATCTTTGGAATTGAGAGTTGTATTTCTTATTGGCATGTGTTTGAAGCACCGAGAACACTGGATGGTGATGTTTTTATGATGCTTTAGATCAGGGTTCCAGATGATCAGAGTGGATGGGACTGGCCTGAAGCATTACCAGCAACTGCTGGTTTGGTGAAATCTAGTGTGGTTGTGCCAAGCATGCCCAACAATTCTGACTTGGCTAAACTTGCTGGCTCATCTGGAGGTGTGTCTGGACAGCGTTTAGATAATTTTGCTTTTGCAAATAACCCTCATACAGATCAAAATCCGATGATTCACTTGCTGCATGAGAACGTTCAGAGATATGGTGAGGGTGATAATAATCATATGTTCAAGGGCTTGATTAATACTCTGCAAGGCAACTTGCAAGCTGTGGCAGATAACCAGAAAATGGAGTGCCCTATGTCTAGGTGTTCAACGTCATCAAAGCTTGTGGATAGAGGACCAGATAGTGTCTTACAATCAATATCTGCTTGCATTGATTCTCTTGTCAACTCCAGAAATGCATCCTTCACCCACCCTATTTCACAGAATTCAAGAATCTTAGGTAAAAGTTATGATGtcagcaaaattaaaaattcatgtGATGGGGTTACTGCCGATAATATTGCTGTTTCTTCAAGCATAGAGCTGAAGCTTGGGCAGCCATATCAACAGATTCAACCTTCAGGAAATTCTGTTACACCAGTCTGTGCACCAAAGTCATTAGACACTCTAGTTGGATCGTCGAAGTCTCTTTTCCTGGAGCAGATGATTCATAATGGTGCGTCATAAAATGTTTTTACTTAGCTCATTATTTAAggtattttacttattaaataatagcatgttcatatatttatatatatgtgtatataccACTATGGATGAAAAATTGTTGACGGATTAGTTATGTAATGATGCAGCAGCTAATTGCAAGGAAAAGGTGGAATCCAGACAATATTATCAACGCTTTGCTGGCCCTTCAAATTTTTCTGCAGGAGCAGAACAAAGCCAAATGAACCTAGGAAACCACACATTTGGAATATCTAGTGCCTTGGATACTACCACCAAGCTAGAAAAAGCTGATGGCAATATCAGTAAATGTTCTGTGGTTCCGTTAGTTGCAAACTTTAAAGCACCACCAGGGAGAAATGAAAACTCTATAGCTAATAATAACATGGTCATCGGTGATCATATCATGCCTAAGCCATCTAATCATGAATCTGATACTGCCAAGTCTAACCTGGTTAGTGTTCCATGGATTGTTGGTAATGGTTTAGAAAGGCAATTGAACCTTTCTGAAATGGGTTTCTTCAAACACAAGGACAAGGGTAAAGGGACAGGATGTGTTATTGATAGCTCTTTTGCCATGACAGATAAAGAATGGAAAATCCAAAAACATTTGAAGAATCCTAACACCTTCAGTGTAGCCATGAGTGAAAGCAGTAATCCCTGTTTTTCTGCAGTACATGAAAATAGCTGTCATTTGCCACAGTCAACAGGGCTGCCACCAGTTACATTTGATGCCAGAAACCTTCTTAACCATCCTGAGGAAGTTCCTTCTTTTGGGAGTGATGGGCATGTAAACCCTGCTTTCATGAGATCCATGGGCCCACCTGTGGGTTCTGGGCAAATTTTACAACCACAAGCTGTCTCGATGGCGTTTCCTTCAACCACTTCTACCTCCTTGCAGGGGATGGCTCCAGCTGTCTCAAAACTGGAGGGCATAACTGTGAACCCCTATTTGCTGGATGAAAATAGGAGACGGCTTGCTTTTAGGCAGATATTGGAGTTATCCAAACAGCAACATACTTCCCTTGCCCTGGACTTGGATAAAGGGAGAGTAGTTAATCTTTCTAATTTCAATATTCAATACCCTCTTGCTGAGTCTTCTACATTTGGAGACCAAAGGCTTATTCCAAAATTTACCAGCCCACAAAATGTTTCTGAAGTTGCCATGGTATCACCCTCATCTGGTGCGTATACTAGATTGGGTTTTAATGTTGAAAGAACACCCCCTGTGACAGGCAAGAATTTGTCTCTTTTCCAATTGATTTTAAAGTCTGGTTAATTGCCTTCTAATGACTGTTATTGTGGTTGTTACATGAAGTTTGTAAgatgtttttttgtttgtccAGATTTGAACAGCTTTTGTGACTTCTCAACTTCGACTCAAGGGAAATCATTGCTTTCCAGAGAGGTTGATCTGCAGTGCCAATTTTCTCATGATTGTCTTCCAAATAAGCAGCTTTCATTGAGGTTAGTTTGGCAGTATCATCTTTTATTAGAAGTGCAGTGTTGTAGTATACTCTCAGAAGTTTGGTCTGCAAACTTGTTTTTGTGCATACGTATCAATCTGCACTGCAATTCTTTGGTGTAATTCAGAAGTTATCtcagaaaaattttaaattagggctttatgtttaaatcaaattgttaTTCATCAATCTCTGAGTTCATTCTATGACTAATTGCCAAAGAACTGCTTTCAATGGTAGTTGGTGGCAACCCGAGGTCTGTTACTTTTATATTGTATGCATATCCTCTGTGTATATGTAGTAGTGTGTTACAGAGGTATTTTCATTCACCATTTAAGATCATTGTTGTTTGCTGTTGATCTTGGTGGCCTGAGGTGGGGTAATGGGTGTATGTTTACTGAGCCTTAAAATGGTGAGTCATGTTGAAGTACTAATTATAGGTTGCgctaattgttattttaatttgagcAAGTGGCTTCATTCTGTAGTATTCTTTTTGTATGTTCTGAATTTTGTATATTGACCTTTTAATTTTGCTTCATATTCACTTTTTTTCGGAGAAATGCTAGCAACACTCTCTTCCTCGTTCTCTTTTTGATGCTTATACTCCTTCTAACATGTGTACAAAAGACAAAATCaaccaatattttattatggtACCAGCTTGCAACTTATTGTCTTTTATACATGTGCTGAGAGGAGTGAGAGAATGAAAACTAAGTGTTTCTGGCACCCCTTTTTTGTATTGCTTTATCAAATTTATGACACCGGTTCTTTAGTAAATTTAGTTGTGTCAGTGATATATCTGTCATGTTATAAAttggtttttataatttggCAGAGGTGAAAATGGTACTGCTTCAACTGAATGTGCACAATGCTACCAGGGAATGCCTTGTGCATATTTTCTGGGGCAGTTTGGCTGTGCAGCTTACTCAACGTGCTTGGGAGGGAACTTCGAGTTAAAGACTGGAAGCTCTACAAATACCTTCAAGGATCAGTTGGGAAATGTCAATGGTGAAACCTCTATGCTGGACGGTGCTGGTCCAAACAAAAACAGTGTTTCCTTGGACCAAAGAGGAAAATCAAAGGGGCAACCATGTAATACCATTGTCTGTCATGCTTCTCAGTGGAGAGATGTCCCAAGCAAGTTTAAAGGGGTCTCTAATGTGACAGGTTTGGAGTGTTCAGCAAATGTGTTGGACGGGAGGGGACATATGGAGGGTCAGGTTGGCCATGCTGCTAAATGCTCTTATGGAACCATGAAGATACCCAACTCCTTGAAAGAGCGAGAAATGTCTAATGTTTCCTCTGGATGCTCTGCTGCTGCTATTACTCAGGCATCAATTCAGATCAGCAATATGGATTCTCCTACTGTTGATGCTGGGAATACCAGATATGTAAATAATCATGTGGTTGATGAAGGATCAGGAATTGACAAATGCTGGTCATCAGATGATGCCCTTGAAAGTGAAAGAAGTGCTGAGTTCCTGGGCTCTAATAGTAACTTCAGTAAAGAAGGATCTTCCAATGttttaaataaacaatcatCACGTAGTCTTCTTGACGAGCTTAAGCTCTTAGATTCCTTGACATGGAAGAAAAACTGGAATCAATTTCATACAAGGCTTCCTGTCCATGGAAaggtcaatttaaaaaaaaatgagagaggCTTTAAAACTGGGAAGAGAAAGAAATCAGAGAAATTTAAGATGCTGGAAGCACCATTTCTCGCTGCTAGTACTCTGGTAGTACACCATGAACGCCCTAAAGGTACTGACACTTCTGAGCCTGGCCCAACCAAAGATGTGGAAATGCTTCAACCATCTGTGCAAGAAACTTATAGGTCTGGTGCTTCTTTTTTTGGACCTGGTTCTAAATTTGGAAGGTCTACATTGTCTTCATCCAAAGAATCGTCTCGTAAAAGAGATCTAGAAATGATTAATGGTCATAGGGATGGAGAAGACGATTATGACATGGAACTAAACAGCAACTCTAACCTTGGCAAAAACCATGATCTTTCTGGCACGAAGAAATTAAAAAGGGCTTGGACTTCTGATTGTATTCGGAAGTCACAGATGGAAGAACTAACACCTGCAGACTCTAAGAGTAGTGTAATGTGCAAATCATTTGGGTTTTTAAAGGCTTCTTCTGGTTGTGAGGGAAGCATTTATTTTAGAAAAGCAAGGCCTGTTGTATGTGGGAAGTATGGTGAAATATCTTGTGGAGAACATACTGGAGATGTGTCATGGCCTGTAAAAATTGTTTCTCTTAGTAAGGTTCTCAAAGCTGCGAGAAGATGTGCAATATCCGAAAATTGCAAGCCTAAAGTAACTTTCCCCAAGGACTTGAAGAAGACATGGTTCTCTGGAAGTGATGCAGATttgaagaaagaggaagaaagtGGAATGCATCATGCTTCGATCTTTAACGAAATGAACATTGATCCTTTTGTAGTAAGTGACAAGATTTGCCCCAAATGGGGCAAGCTGTTTGTTGATGAGAAATCCATTTCAGAGGAAGAGTGTGAAGCTGAAGGCAAGAAGAAGTGCAAGATTTTGAACACTAGTGTTCATCCTAAATTAAAGCCTAAGAGTAAGGAAATTCGCAAGCGCAGTCTTTTAGAGCTAACAAAGAAAGGTAATTGTATcacttttattttctattagcTCATTTCAGTGATGCATGTCAAGTAATTACTGAACTCAAAGCCTAAGCTGATTGGTACTGGGTTGAGAAAAGTATTTAAGCTCTAGTAATGCATAACCCCATAAATTTCATTCAAGGATATTTAGTCTAATGACTCTCAGGCGATTTTAAGTGATTTTGTGGGTTTAATAGGTTAAATTTATGTCCTTAATATAATGAGTTACACAAACTTATGTCAATGGATTTTTTCTGTGAATGTATTTAGACATTTTTGTTTTGCTAAGTTAATTATTGTTATCTGGCCCCTAATTatgccatttttttatttttaaaattgcttGCGTTgctaatatttgttaattatcagGAAGAACTTTTGGTTCTGTAAGTTTTGCCCATATGAAGAGCTCAAAAGGCATGCCAAAAATGAAAATGgggaaaattttaaagaatgCTGAGGGTAATGGGCATCATATCGGTGGATCATGCAAAGTTGGTGCTGAAAAGTAAGTGAGCAAGTTGATAccctaaaaaaatattgattattgcTAGTTTCATTGTGCTGTGAAGATTGACTCTGAGGTTAATTGGTTATTATGCAGATTAAATCAAAAGCACAGGTCTTTGTCTGCTATGGATTTGGATGCATTCTGCTGTGTGTGTGGAGGctcaaacaaagatgaaatcaaTTGCTTATTAGAATGCAGTCGCTGTTTCATCAAAGTAGGTGGcagttcatattttttttgct
It contains:
- the LOC123200432 gene encoding uncharacterized protein LOC123200432 isoform X3, whose product is MENSWQMKCGSSNPSTASSTSQELRNQMETVSSHCFYPPIAQGLRSTGNGRVLDSRYPNVQSISSRRLGNAELGNSFLALLSGPPSLLQCDPQEFPNPNAFSSSCGKLPINGGGVLNSTIGSGVPPITTGLLSAHQINRNMQNGSNICSASRAVGSDLANAVIHQLGPRNERAKEFCSVKGKWKSASSVNIGKLFPISQKGPQEALSSVSSQSSICTSGCPRVICLGASGELLLSNTGLLGIVCCCHHFHMSVAKFCEHLGLCAVNPGDAVHMESGETLSQWRKHYFQKFGIRVPDDQSGWDWPEALPATAGLVKSSVVVPSMPNNSDLAKLAGSSGGVSGQRLDNFAFANNPHTDQNPMIHLLHENVQRYGEGDNNHMFKGLINTLQGNLQAVADNQKMECPMSRCSTSSKLVDRGPDSVLQSISACIDSLVNSRNASFTHPISQNSRILGKSYDVSKIKNSCDGVTADNIAVSSSIELKLGQPYQQIQPSGNSVTPVCAPKSLDTLVGSSKSLFLEQMIHNAANCKEKVESRQYYQRFAGPSNFSAGAEQSQMNLGNHTFGISSALDTTTKLEKADGNISKCSVVPLVANFKAPPGRNENSIANNNMVIGDHIMPKPSNHESDTAKSNLVSVPWIVGNGLERQLNLSEMGFFKHKDKGKGTGCVIDSSFAMTDKEWKIQKHLKNPNTFSVAMSESSNPCFSAVHENSCHLPQSTGLPPVTFDARNLLNHPEEVPSFGSDGHVNPAFMRSMGPPVGSGQILQPQAVSMAFPSTTSTSLQGMAPAVSKLEGITVNPYLLDENRRRLAFRQILELSKQQHTSLALDLDKGRVVNLSNFNIQYPLAESSTFGDQRLIPKFTSPQNVSEVAMVSPSSGAYTRLGFNVERTPPVTDLNSFCDFSTSTQGKSLLSREVDLQCQFSHDCLPNKQLSLRGENGTASTECAQCYQGMPCAYFLGQFGCAAYSTCLGGNFELKTGSSTNTFKDQLGNVNGETSMLDGAGPNKNSVSLDQRGKSKGQPCNTIVCHASQWRDVPSKFKGVSNVTGLECSANVLDGRGHMEGQVGHAAKCSYGTMKIPNSLKEREMSNVSSGCSAAAITQASIQISNMDSPTVDAGNTRYVNNHVVDEGSGIDKCWSSDDALESERSAEFLGSNSNFSKEGSSNVLNKQSSRSLLDELKLLDSLTWKKNWNQFHTRLPVHGKVNLKKNERGFKTGKRKKSEKFKMLEAPFLAASTLVVHHERPKGTDTSEPGPTKDVEMLQPSVQETYRSGASFFGPGSKFGRSTLSSSKESSRKRDLEMINGHRDGEDDYDMELNSNSNLGKNHDLSGTKKLKRAWTSDCIRKSQMEELTPADSKSSVMCKSFGFLKASSGCEGSIYFRKARPVVCGKYGEISCGEHTGDVSWPVKIVSLSKVLKAARRCAISENCKPKVTFPKDLKKTWFSGSDADLKKEEESGMHHASIFNEMNIDPFVVSDKICPKWGKLFVDEKSISEEECEAEGKKKCKILNTSVHPKLKPKSKEIRKRSLLELTKKGRTFGSVSFAHMKSSKGMPKMKMGKILKNAEGNGHHIGGSCKVGAEKLNQKHRSLSAMDLDAFCCVCGGSNKDEINCLLECSRCFIKVHQACYGVSRVPKGHWYCRPCRTRSKDIVCVLCGYSSGAMTRALQCRTIVKSLLKAWNVETECRPKNAVSSAEIVEDDLNFMRSPEAILDGNKFPVLRPVNIEPTSTALWKVDSPNQLDNVHNSLCCVNNLKVHNSITAGLHDSTVKQWVHMVCGLWTPGTRCPNVDTMSAFDVSGVSRPKENMVCSMCNRPGGSCIRCRVVNCSIYFHPWCAHQKGLLQSEVEGVENENVGFYGRCQLHATHPLCESHSDPIDNELNCSREKELTCARTEGYKGRKRDGFWYNLYGQSRGKSGLVPQDQLNAWIHINGQKSSTQALQNLPVSDVEYDSRKEYARYKQAKGWKHLVVYKSNIHALGLYTSRFISRGEMVVEYVGEIVGLRVADKREIEYDLRRKLQYKSACYFFRIDKEHIIDATCKGGIARFVNHSCLPNCVAKVISVRNDKKVVFLAERDIYPGEEITYDYHFNHEDEGKKIPCFCNSKNCRRYLN